The Salinirubrum litoreum genome segment GTCGACGCACTTCGCGCGGTGATCGAGACCGACGGCGACTTCCTCCACTACATCGGTCACATCGACGAGGCCGGCTTCCAGTGTGCCGACGGGCGACTCGACGCCCGCGAGATCGAGACGGTCGGCGTGGACGCGTTCATGCTGAACGCCTGTCGCTCCTACGAGCAGGGGATGGCGCTGCTCGACGGCGGCGCGGTCGGCGGCGTCGTCACCCTCGCCGAGGTGATCAACAGCGGCGCGGTCCGGGTGGGCCGGACGATGGTCCGCCTGCTGAACCAGGGGTTCCCGCTCCGGGCGGCGCTGACCATCGCCAAGGGCGAGTCGATCGTCGGCGGCCAGTACATCGTCGTCGGCGACGGGAACGTCGACGTGGTGCAACCGGAGGGTGGACTCCCGATTCTCGTTCGGATCGACGGCGACGGTCCCGAGTACGACGTCGAGATCACGTCCTTCCCCAACGGTGACAAGGGAATCGGGAGTCTGATCCAGCCGAGTCTGCGGAGTGAGGCGCAGCACTACCTCGGACTGGGGACACAGGGACCGTTCACCGTCACGCGGTCGGAACTCCGGGAGACGCTCTCGTTGGAGGAACTCCCGATCAAACTCGACGGTCGGCTCACGTGGAGCAGTGAGGTCGACCTCTGACCGATCGGGCGTGACCGACAGACAGTGGTAGTCGTGGTCGATACGCTCCGGGCGACGACCTCGTTCCGACTCGACTCTCGCTGGCGACGTGACGGACCGACGACGGCCGAGTTAGGGGCCACCGACAGCGGTGACGAATCCTGCCGACGCGTTACTCGCCTGCGTCAGCAGCAACAGGATGGTGAACAGGACACCGGCTTTCTTCGGGTTCTCAGCGATGTACGCCGCGATTGCGCTCTCTGACATGACGTGCTGTACTCTCTGCCGAAATATCATAAATTTTTTGATACTTTATCTAACATGTTGGTACGAATTCTCAACCATGCTGATCGTTGTCGGATATCGTCGAGAGACAAGTGGTAACAATCGTCCCACACCGTCGTCACGGCAGCGACGCTAGCGCGGGGGAGCAACGCCGTTATGCGTCCGGCACCCGTAGCAGGCGTCGTGGTGTACGTCACGCGCGGACTGGTCGATGCGCTCCTCGACATGGCCGAGTCGGCGGAACCCGAGCAGACCAACGTCGTTCTCGCGTCGACGCCGGCCGGCGAGTTCGAGACCGACCTCGGTCTCGACCCGGAGACGCCGATACTGACACACTTCTATCTCCCGGACGCGGGCAAGTCCGTCCGGGCGGTGTTCGGGATGGACCTCGGCACGCCCGCCGGTCGCGGTCGCGCCCGGTTCATCTCCCACCCGCAAGGAAAACTCGAGGTCACCGAACGTGACGACCTCGCTGGCGTCGTCCTCGTGGCGGTGCCGCCGTGGGAACTCGACTCGCTGGCCGTCTTCGACCGGGCGGGCACGAAACTCGATCTCTCGGTGCTCGACGCCGAACCGCCACAGGAGTCGCTGGCGTAGGTCGGCGACGGGAGTCTCGGGCGTTCGTCGCCTCAGACGCCGAAGGTCGCCCGCAGCATGTCGCGAGTGCCGGGTCCGAGACCGACCGCCAGTACCGCGATCAGCAGGAGAATCGTGTACCGGGGACTCTCCTCGAAGATCTGTTCGTCGAACACCCAGACGACCAGCGTCGCGGCGACGAGTTTCACGAGCAGGAACGGCCACGCGTCGCCGGTCACCGCCAGTATCGACGCCGGGAGCACCGACCCCGTGAGGTCGACGATGGCCTGGTTCACCGGGTGCTTGGGGACGAGGTTCGGCCCGGCACCGAGTGCGGGCATCCAGTCGAGACCGACGACGTTCGCCGCGCCGTCGACCGCGTGCCCCCAGATGATGACCGCGCCGACCGTGCCCGTCCCACGGTTGATCTCCGGCTTGTAGCGCCGGATCAGCCACCACGTCACGCCGGCGGTCCCGGTCGCCAGCACCAGCGTCACGACGAGGACGATCGGTCGGAAGACGACGTCGTTGGTGCCGGAGATCGCCAGCGACCCGAGGTAGCCGAGCGTGACCATCAGGACGAACACTCCCGACCCGAGTAGCGGGACCTCGAAGCGGTCGACCGCGCCCCGGCGTTCGAGCAGGACACTGCCGACGACCGCGAGGAGGGTGATCCCGAAGACGGTGAAGTAGATGACGGGGCTGATGATGAGCGTGTTCCACGGGTACGACAGCAGGGCGTCGGCCCCGCCGGTGTCGTTGGCGTCCTCGACGACCCGGAGCGCGCCGCCGAAGAACATGAACGGGAACAGCGCGTAGAAGAAGTCCTTCGACTCGCCGATGTCCAGTCTCCGGAGGAGGAAGACGACGCCGGTCAGTGCGATCAGGAGGATCACGACGTAGCCGACCTCGGAGACGAGCGTGTAGCCCGGATACGCGACGACTCCCTGTGCGGACGCACAGGCGCTACTGCTCGTCAGGTACTCCGTCACGCCGCCACCGCGGACTGCACAGACGGCGGAGTTCGCGTCTGCCTCGACGGGCCCCCAGAAGTACTGCCAGACGAAGCGGTCGTAGACGAGTCGGGGGAGCGCGAGCGACCCGACGACGAGGAGGGTCAGCAGGGTGGCGACGGTGCCCCCCCAGAGTCGTTCGGGCGGGATGCCGACGCGGTCTGCCACGGTTGCCATACCTTCACGACCGCCCGCGTCGGGTTTCAGGGTTCCGGTCTCGTGTGTCTCGGCCTGTCGGTTCGGTCGCGTGTCTCTCGCCGTGCGACAACAGCGGCGGTGGCTCTCACTCCGCGTCGTCGTCCAAAATCGGCAACCCCTCCGCCTCGTACTCGGTGCCGAGGATCACCATCGTCTGCGACCGGGCGAACCCGTCGAGTTGGGCGATGTGGTCGAACATCAACTCCCGGAGGCCGTCGGTGTCCTCGGCGAACACCCGGAGCATCACGTCCCACTCGCCGGTCGTCAGGTGGACCTCGTGGACGCCCTCGAACTCCCGGAGGGCGTCGAGCGCCTCCCGCTCCTGCCCCTGTTCGATCCGGAGTCCGACGATGGCCGACGCGCCGAGTCCGACCGCACCGGGGTCGACGTCGGCGTGGTAGCCCCGGATGACGCCCGCGTCTTCCAGCCGACCGACGCGGTCGTGGACCGTCGCGCTCGACATGTCGATCCGTCGAGCGATCTCCGAGAAGGGTGTCCGCGCGTTCGACTGGAGGATGTCGAGGATGGCCCGGTCGGTGTCGTCGAGTTCCATATCGGGTGGTCTCGGGCGTGGAACTTCGGCGTTGTGTTGGCGTCAACCGCGTTCGTCGAGAATCCGGTCGACGATCCGGCCGGTCGAGAGCAGTTCGCCCTCGTAGCGGGGCTCACGCGCCGAGGCTCGGCGGACCGCACAGTCGATGCCTCGGTCGGCGAGTGCCCCTCGGATGGCGTCGTCGTCGTGGTGCTGGTCGAACCCGAGGACGATCAGGTCCGGTTGGATGCGCTCGATGGGGACGAAGATGTCCTCGGGGTGGCCGAGGTGGGCCTCGTCCACCGGATCGAGTGCGGCGACCATGTCCCGCCGCTGGCGGTCGGGGAGGATCGGCGGGGCCTTGTGGGTGACGTTCGACCGCCGAGCGACGATGACGTGGAGTTCGTCACCCATCGACGCGGCGTCGGTCAGGTAGTGGAGGTGTCCGGGGTGGA includes the following:
- a CDS encoding DUF7503 family protein, which codes for MSESAIAAYIAENPKKAGVLFTILLLLTQASNASAGFVTAVGGP
- a CDS encoding DUF63 family protein, yielding MATVADRVGIPPERLWGGTVATLLTLLVVGSLALPRLVYDRFVWQYFWGPVEADANSAVCAVRGGGVTEYLTSSSACASAQGVVAYPGYTLVSEVGYVVILLIALTGVVFLLRRLDIGESKDFFYALFPFMFFGGALRVVEDANDTGGADALLSYPWNTLIISPVIYFTVFGITLLAVVGSVLLERRGAVDRFEVPLLGSGVFVLMVTLGYLGSLAISGTNDVVFRPIVLVVTLVLATGTAGVTWWLIRRYKPEINRGTGTVGAVIIWGHAVDGAANVVGLDWMPALGAGPNLVPKHPVNQAIVDLTGSVLPASILAVTGDAWPFLLVKLVAATLVVWVFDEQIFEESPRYTILLLIAVLAVGLGPGTRDMLRATFGV
- a CDS encoding Lrp/AsnC family transcriptional regulator gives rise to the protein MELDDTDRAILDILQSNARTPFSEIARRIDMSSATVHDRVGRLEDAGVIRGYHADVDPGAVGLGASAIVGLRIEQGQEREALDALREFEGVHEVHLTTGEWDVMLRVFAEDTDGLRELMFDHIAQLDGFARSQTMVILGTEYEAEGLPILDDDAE
- a CDS encoding adenylyltransferase/cytidyltransferase family protein; its protein translation is MRRDDSRDTDETAEASGVESVASSGDDTTTVIAQGTFDILHPGHLHYLTDAASMGDELHVIVARRSNVTHKAPPILPDRQRRDMVAALDPVDEAHLGHPEDIFVPIERIQPDLIVLGFDQHHDDDAIRGALADRGIDCAVRRASAREPRYEGELLSTGRIVDRILDERG